The genomic DNA TGGTGGGGATGCGGGAGCGGGTGCTCGGTCTGGGGGGCGTGTTCGTGTCGGGGCCGACGGATGCCGGGGGCTTCCGGGTTTCGGCGGTGCTGCCGGACCAGCGCGCCGTGTGACTCGACGGGCTCGGTTCTTCGGCCTCGCCTGTTGTCGATCGCGGGGCGGGGCTGATCGTGCGGAAGCCCTTCAGCCCGATGTCAGCCGCTCCGGCTGGATCCCCCCGACGAGCATGGCCAGCGCCTGGTCGATGCTCGCACCCAGGTACCAGTCCCCGGTGTGGTCGATGCTGTACACCCGTCCTTCGGTGTCGATCGCGAGGACGGCCTGCCCGTCGTCCTCCTCGCCGAGCGGGCTGACCTCGGTCTCCAGCGCCCGCCCCAGGTCGCCGAGTGTGCGGGCCAGGTGGAGTCCGCTCAGCGGGTCGATGCGCACCGCGGCCGGTGCGATCTGCCGGCCCGGCGCGGACGCGGTGATGTGCAGTCCGCCGAATTCCGCCCATGCCTCCACGGCCGCCGGGAAGACCGCGTGCTGATGCCCGGCGGGTGAGGTGTGGGCGCGCAGTGCGTCGGCCCATTCCTCCGCCTGCCGGATGTCCCAGCGGCCCGGCTGCCAGCCGGCGGAGCGCAGGGCGGCGTCGACGGCGACGGGGAAGCGGGGGGCGGCGGCGCGGTCCGCGTGGGCCGTACGGTCGGCCTGTCCGGGAAGGTCGGGCACGGGGTGGTCGTCGGTTCGGTCGTGCATCGGCGCGCGATCAGCCCTTCTCGGCGGTGGTCGCCGCGCTGGTGGTGGTGAGGTCGACGGGACGTACGCCGAAGTGGGCGAGCATCGCCGTGCAGGAGCGGCAGGGCGGTGCGTAACTGCCGTGCAGGGGGTCGCCGTCCTCACGGATCCGCCGCGCGGTGAGCCGTGAGTGCTTCAGTGCGCGCCGGGCCTCGCTGCTGGTCAGCGGCTTGCGTTGGGCGCGTTTTGATCGGTCGGCCTCGGTGGCGGTGAGTTGACGGGAGAGCAGTATCGCTTCGGGGCAGCGGCCGGTGAAGCGTTCGCGCTGGCCGCTGGTGAGGGTGTCGAGGAAGTCCTGCACCAGCGGGTGCAGTACGGGTGGTTGGTCGCCTTTGCCGGCTGTGCAGGTCAGTGTCTCGCCGCGGACGGACAGCGCTGCGGCCACGGCCGGCAGGATGCCGTCGCGGCGGTGGAGCAGACGAGGTGTGCGGCTGGTCTCGGTGCTGCTCCAGCTGAGGCGCGGATCCCCGGATGTGACTGGTTGTGCTGTGTGCATGGTGCGGATGTCCCTCCCGTGCAATCCCCCGAGTTGCGGTGACAGCCTGCCAAATGTGCCAGGTGCTGGGGAAGCTGGGTCGGTGAAACGTGTCTGCGTGTCGCGGAAGGTGGCCTGACCGTCGCTCGTCCGTCACTCAGTTGTGACGGTTCGTGATCGAAGCGGAGGGTGAGGCGGGGGTGAAGTGGAGTGGCGAGACCGCCTGTTGCCTCACCGCATAGGCTGTGCCTGGACCGTCCCCATGGGCAGGTCGGTCCTCATCAGACAGACGCAGCAGGGGGCAACCGCCATGACGACAGGTCGGCTCGGGCAGCAAGCCGCGCCACCGAACGCGGCCTACGCCGGGCAGGTCGTGCACTTCCCGGATCCGGTCCGGGCGTCCCGCCACCCCAGGGGTGTGCGCGTGGACGAGAACGGCTGCCCGGTATTCACGCCGTACGCACGGGCCGCCGCCGAGATCGCGGAGCCTCCGCAGGGCTTCGGCGTCGATGAGCTGAGGCTCACCGACTACGTCTCGGCGAACGCCGCGTCGGCGGCGACCGGCCATGAGCTGTGGGACACGATTCCGGCGGTTGCCACTCCGCACGGCTGGACCTGGCACCACGTGCCGGGCGGCCGTCGGATGGAGCTCGTTCCGGTCGAGGTCAAGGCGCTGTTGAGGCACCACGGTGGTCTCGCCACCACTCCGGTCGACCAGAACAAGCGGGGCACGCGTCCGCTGCAGGAGACCCGGCCCGCGCATTTCCGTCTCCCGAAGGGGGCGGTGGCGGTCAGCGAGCAGCAGATCCTGGGCGTCGAGGAGGACCTCGGTTACCGGCTGCCGGGTGCGTACCGCTCGTTCCTGAAGGCGGCGGGCGGTTCGGCTCCGGTGGGTGCGGCGCTCGACGCGGAGCTGGGTCTCCTGGTCGACCAGCCGTTCTTCACGGTGCGCGAGGAGGCCGGCGTGAACGACCTGGTGTACGTCAACAAGTGTCTGCGGGACCATCTCACCAAGGACTACCTGGGTGTCGGCTTCGTCCAGGGCGGCATCCTCGCGGTGAAGGTCCGGGGCGAGGGTGTCGGATCGGTCTGGTTCTGCGCGTACGACGATGCCAGGGACCGGGACGGCTGGAGTGTGCAGGAGCGCGTGGACCGGCTGCTGCTGCCCTGCGGTGCGGACTTCGACGCCTTCCTGCAGCGATTGGCGGGCAATCCACCGGAGCTGGAGACCGTGGCGAACCTGATGGTGGACGGCGGCTTCGCGTACGCCGTCCCGGTGGAGGGGTGAGCGCGATGGTGACCTTCGCGCAGGCGCAGGAGCGCGCGGAAGAGTGGGTCAACGGTGAGGTGCCCGCGTATCAGCATCGTGAGGTGCGGGTCCGCGAGTTCGAGCTGGGCTTCGTGGTGTGGGCCGAGGACCGTGCGGAGGGTCCGGTCTCGGACGGCGGCCGTCAGCGGTTGGTGATCGCCCGGGACAGCGGTGAGGCCACGCTGTGGCCCGGGCTGCCGGTGGGTGAGGTGATCCGGCGGTACGAGGAGGAGTACGGCGCACCCGACGCGGCCCCGGCCGCTCCGGAGCCGCCGCAGCGCATCGATCTGAATCAGACGTCGTTCCTGCTGAGCCCCCCGGAGTGGCTTCAGGAGGCGGCGGACAAGCTCGGGATTCCGGACCAGCGGGCGGAGCGGTCCGGGGACGCGCGTTCTGCCGCTCCCTCCGCTCCTTCCCCTTCTTCTGCTGCTCCCGAGGCCGCGGGCGGGTCCGGGCTGCCGTCCGGCGGGTCGCCGTGGTCCGGTGCCGGTGCGCAGGCCGCGTACGAGCCCACCGCTCAGGACGGCGTTCCGGCCGCCGCGCCGAATGCGCCGACGGGGGCCGCCCCGTGGGCCGGGACCGACACCAACGCGGATTCCGACGACGGGGCGGTCGCACTGCCGGCCACCGTGTTCGCGCCGCCGCTCTCGGGTGCCGATGACGATGACACCCCGCCGCCGGCGGCGTCGGCGGAGGCGCCGACCGCGCTGATGTCCGGTGGCAGCGGGCTGCCGCGTACGGCGGTCGCTCCGGGGCTGAACCCGCAGGGGCCGAGCGCGCCCGGCCCTGGATCTCCGGTCCCTGGCGTTCCGGGGAGTGGTGACATCGCGGACGCGGCGACCAGTAAGGCCGTGATGCCTCCGCGCGGTGCGCGCGGGGGCGGTTCGACGACTCCGCCGCCGCCCGGCGCACCCGGTACGCCGGGTGTCAGGCCGGGTGCGCCGGTGCCGCCGCCCTCGGGCCCGGGTACGCCCGGCGTTCCGGCGGGCGGTTACCTGCCGACGCAGCTCGTCCCGCAGACGGGCCCGCCCGGCGCGCCCCAGCCTCCCGGTCCGCCCGGTCCGCCGGCGCCTCCCGGTCCTCCTGGTTCGACGCCGCCGCCCGGCGGTGGCTTCGACCACGCCGCGACCATGCTGGCCGACCCGGGCGGCATGGGTGGCCCGACCGCGCCTCGGCCGCCGGGGCCGCCCGGTGCGCCCGGCACGCCTGGTGCGCCGCAGCCTCCTGGTCCGCCGGCGCCTCCCGGTCCTCCTGGTTCGACGCCGCCGCCCGGTGGCGGGGTGCATCAGGCCGAGACGATGTTCGCCGACCCGGGCGGCATGGGTGGCCCGACCGCGCCTCGGCCGCCGGGGCCGCCCGGTGCGCCCGGCACGCCTGGTGCGCCGCAGCCTCCTGGTCCGCCCGCGCCTCCTGGTTCGACGCCGCCGCCCGGTGGCGGCGCGCACCATGCCGCCACGATGCTCGCGGGCCCCGGACAGGCCGGGCCGTCCGCGCCGCAGCCGCCGGGTCCGCCCGGAGCTCCCGGTATGCCTCCGGGTGGCGCCCCCGGTCCCGTACCGCCGAATCCGCACACCCCGCCGCCCCCGGCGTACGGCTATCCGCAGGCGCCCGCCGGTCAGCCGACCGTCGGCCCCGGCTACCAGGCGGTCCTGCGTTTCCGCGCGCCCGACGGCAGCGAGCAGCAGCTGATCCGCCGCTCGGCGCCCGGCACCCCGCACCCCGAGTGGCAGATGCTGCACGAGCTGCGGGCCATGAACGTGCCGCCGCAGCAGGTCATCGAGCTGCACACCGAGCTGGAGTCGTGCGAGCTGCCCGGTGGCTACTGTGCGCGCATGATCCGGGAGACCTGGCCGCAGGTGCGGATCACCAGCGTCGCCCCGTACGGCACTGATCACGCCAGCCGTCAGCAGGGCATGCAGCATCTGCTCACGCACCAGGGCGAGTTGCACCAGGTCGCGGACGGTCCGGCGCGTCCGGCTCCGGTACGGGCCCCGCTGCCGCAGATGCCGCCCGCGATGCCGATCCCGCCGGAGGCCATCGCGGAGGAGCTGCTGCAGTCCTTCGGGCCGCAGGGCGTGCTCCGTTTCGACCAGCGCGCGGTGTCCCGTCAGGGGGTGCCCGAGGTCGTGGCGCGGACGCTGGTGTGGGCGGGGCTGCCCGCCGACTTCGGGCCGTTCTTCTGGGCGCAGCCGGGTCAGCCGGTGGTGCCGACGCTGGCTGAGCTGGCCGCGCAGCGGCAGGTGCAGCCGGCCGCCGACGCGGGGGCGTACCTCGTCATGGGGTCCGACTTCGGGCGGGCGATCTGCGTTCAGTACGGCACGGCGAACATCGTCGCCGTGCCGGTCGAGGCCGGTCCGGGCGGGCAGCCGGTACCGCCGCAGTTCGTGAACACGGGGCTGCCGGAGTTCATCCGTTCGATGGCACTCCTGGGCCGGATGTGGCGGCTCCGCTTCGGCCTCAACCCGGAGCAGGCGGGCCGCTGGACAGTCGATTTCCAGGCGCAGCTGGTGGCGCTGGACGCGGCGGCGCTGGCGTCGCCGGAGAGCTGGTGGTCGGTGCTGCTCGAGCAGATGTGGGACGGGCTGATCTGACCTGATCCGACCTGCCGCGTACGAGGCGCCCGGACTCCGAAAGGGGTCCGGGCGCCTCTGCGTCTGTGATCGACCGTCTTGTGACACCCGTCGCTTCCGTCCGAAAAGTACCGAAACGATTCCGACTTCTCTGCCAATTGCCGCATCCTTGACGTATTGCTTGGTGTTCGGAGAGTCGGAGAAAGGCTTCAGATGAGTGCTGCACCGGTGTCCGCGCACGGCTTCGTCGTGATGCGCGGGCGTGGCTACCGCCCGGAGCAGGTGGACGGGACGGTGACCGCCCTGTCGACGGCGCGGGACGATGCCTGGGAGCTGCTGGCCCGGCTGACCGCGCTGGCCGAGGAGCTGGAGGGCGAGTCCGCCCGGCTTGCCGAGGTCGTTGCCACGCTCGCCCCGCAGACGTACGTCTCGCTCGGCGAGCGGGCGCAGGAGATGCTGGCGCTCGCCGAGGCCGAGGCGGAGGCCGTGCGCGGTGCCGCGCTGGAGGAGGCGCAGGCGCTGCGGGACGCGGCGGACGCGGCGGCTCGCGCGTTCCGCAGCACGGCCCGCGCGGACTCCGACGCCATGCGGGCGGCCGCCGGGGCGCACGCCGACGAGACGGTGTCCACGGCGCAGCGGAGCGCCGACGACATGCTTGCCGCGGCTCTCGAGGACGCCGGAGAAGTACGCGACGAGGCGCAGGCCGCGGTGGCCGAGACGCGCCGCCGCACGGCGGCCGTGCTGGCGAACCAGGAGCAGGAGCACACCGAACGGTGGAAGGCGGCCGAGCGGGAGCTGGCCGAGGCCGAAGCGGCGCAGGCCGCGCACCACGATGCGCTGACCGAGCAGGCGGAGATTCGGCTGGCCGAGGCGCGGCGGGCGCTGGCCGAGGAGCAGGAGGCCGCGCGGCACGGCCAGGAGGACGCGGAGGCGCGGGCCGCAGAGTTGATCGCGGAGGCGCGGGTGCGCGAGGAGCGGCTGGTCCGGGAGACGGAGCGGATCCTGCGGGAGCACGAAGAGGGCCGCGAGGAGGTCCAGGCGCACATGGCGCACGTACGGAACTCGCTCGCGGCTCTCACCGGGCGTGGGGCCACGGCGGAGGGCTGAGCGTCGCGGCACCGGGCGCGGCGGGACCGAGTGTCGTAGGACGGGGCGCGGCAGGACCGAGCGTCGTAGGACCGGGCGCCGCGGGACCGGCGCACCTGTTCAGTGCCCTTGAGCGGGTGCGGCCCGGTCCTACCCCGCCCGACGCGGCGTTGCCGGGGGTGCGCCCGCCAGGATCCACGGCTCCTCGGCCTCGTACAGCCTGCGTTCCTCGGCGGCCGTGCGCCCGCCGAACACCGTTCCCAGCCAGCCCGCCAGGAAACCGACCGGGATCGACACGAGCCCCGTCGTGGTGAACGGGAACCAGTTGAAGTCGCGTCCGGGAAAGACCGACCCGGGCGAGCCCGAGACCAGATTCGTGCCGGTGATCAGCACCAGCACGGCAACGGTGCCGCCGATGAGGGTGGACAGCAGCCCCGTGCGGGTGAAGCGCCGCCAGAACATGCTGTAGACCAGCGCCGGGGCCAGTGCGGACGCCCCGATGCAGAAGGAGAGTGTCACCAGCGCCTGGACGTTCCAGTGCCGGGCCAGCACGGCGAGCGTGATGGCGACCAGGCCGACACCGACCGCCGCTGCCTGCGCCGTGCCCATCTCGATGCGGTCCTCGACCGGCTCCTTGGCGCGGTTGCGGATCCCGTGCAGCCCGTGGGCGAACAGGTCGTGGGCGAGAGAGTTCGCGCAGGCCAGGATCATTCCGGCGACCGAGGCGAGCAGCGTCAGGAAGATGGCTGTCGTCATCATGGTGACAACCAGCGCACCGAGCTCACCGCTGCCCGCGACCACGCCACTGACCTGCAGGATCGAACCGTTTCCCTGCGCTCCGGCAGCCACGATGAGGTTGTGGCCGACCAGTGCCGCCGCACCGAAGCCGATCACGGTGAGCAGCAGGCAGAGACCCACGACCACCGAGACCGCCCAGGAGAGTGAGCGGCGGACGGCCTGTGCGCTGCGGCCGCTCGACATGCGCATGGTGATGTGCGGCAGACAGGCGGCGCCGAGCACCACGGTCAGTTCGGAGCTGACCATGTCGAGCCCGTTGCCGCCGAACTGCAGGCCGGAACGGAGGTACGCCGCCCCGGCGCCGCTGCCCTGCTGGGCGGCTGCGAGCAGGGCGGTGGTGGACCAGTCGAAGCGGTTCATGACCAGTACGGAGATCGTGAGGCAGGCCGCCACGAGGACGACCGTCTTGACGATCTGGATCAGGGCGGTGCCCTTCATCCCGCCGATCGCCGCGTAGCTGATCATCACGATGCCGAGGACGATGATCGAGCCGGTACGGAATCCGGAGCTGTCGAAGCCGAGGATGAACGCGAGCAGATCGCCACTGCCCGCCAGCTGCACGACCATCATCGGTACGAGCGCTGCCAGGGTGACTCCGCAGGCGGCGATGCGGACCGCGCGTCCGGGGGCGCGGCGGGTGAGCATGTCGCCCATGGTGAACCGGCCTGCGTTGCGCAGCGGTTCGGCCAGCAGGAACATCAGCAGGACCAGGGAGAGCGCGGTGCTCAGCGCGACGACGAGCCCGTCGTAGCCGGTGAGGGCGATGATTCCGGTGGTGCTGAGGAGCGTCGCGGCGGACAGGTAGTCGCCGGCGATCGCGAGGCCGTTGCGCACGGGGGAGAGCGAGCGGTAGCCGGTGTAGAACTCGTCGAGGTCGTCGCGGTCCGGGCCGGTCATCACGCAGAGCAGCAGGGTGACGGTGGCCACGGCGATGAACGCCACCAGGGACATCGTCTGGGCGGACTCGTCGAATCCGTTCATCGGGTCCCTCCTGTTCTGCGGAGTTCGGCGGCGAGCGGGTCGACGGTGCGCCGGGCGGTCCGCTCGTAGAGGGCGATCGCGAGCAGGGTCACCGGGAGTTGGCACAGACCGAGTGCGAGGCCGGTGGTGAGGCCGCCGCCGAGGGGGTGGGTCATCAGCCCCGGAGCGAAGGCGGACAGCAGCAGGAAGAGCGTGAAGAAGCCGAGTGCGGTCAGCGTCGCTCCGCGCCGCAGGATGCGGTAGGCGGCGCGCAGTCTGCGCAGATCACTGTGGTGGCCGGGCGCGGGGACGGGCGTGGTGGGCGGGCTCGGCCAGCGAGGTGGGGGTGCGGGTGTGGAGCTCTGCCAGGGGAGGAGGAACGCGGGGTCGTGCGGAGGCTCGTACCGGGGCCGGTGGGTCGGCTGCGGCCGTTGGTGGCGCGGTTGGTACGGGGGCCGGTGCGGCGGTCGAGGAGGCTGGTGCTCAGGGGAGGGCTGTGCAGGTTCGTACGACATCTGGATGCTGCTCCTTGCACGGCTTCGGGCCCGGGGACGGGCTGCAAGGGAGAAGCGCGGCTGCGCTGCTGGATGCGCGTACGTTACTCGTGAGTAAAGCTGCTGGGGAGGGGTTGGCCGGAACTACCTACGGTAACCCTTCAGTTGTCCAGTCCTTTGTCAATTCCTGAGGCGTTCAGGACCCGGCTTCCGGCACCGCCGGCCTCCTCGGCGCCCTCGGCGAGGATCGGGAAGCGACGTGGCGCCACGAAGACCAGCACCAGCAGAGCCACCGCCGCGGCCGCTGCGGCCCCGAGGTAGACCTGGTCGACGGCCGCGTCGACGGCCCGCCGCAGATGGTCCGCCCCGGCGGCGGAGAGCGCACCCGGGTCGTCCAGTGCGTGCGAGATCGCGTCCAGGTCGCCGGGCAGCCCGGGGACGGGCGCGTCGGCGAGCCGGGACGCGAGGACGCCGTTGGCGACGGCCCCGAAGAGTGCGGCGCCAAG from Streptomyces sp. NBC_01707 includes the following:
- a CDS encoding SUKH-3 domain-containing protein, with translation MHDRTDDHPVPDLPGQADRTAHADRAAAPRFPVAVDAALRSAGWQPGRWDIRQAEEWADALRAHTSPAGHQHAVFPAAVEAWAEFGGLHITASAPGRQIAPAAVRIDPLSGLHLARTLGDLGRALETEVSPLGEEDDGQAVLAIDTEGRVYSIDHTGDWYLGASIDQALAMLVGGIQPERLTSG
- a CDS encoding YwqJ-related putative deaminase, with translation MHTAQPVTSGDPRLSWSSTETSRTPRLLHRRDGILPAVAAALSVRGETLTCTAGKGDQPPVLHPLVQDFLDTLTSGQRERFTGRCPEAILLSRQLTATEADRSKRAQRKPLTSSEARRALKHSRLTARRIREDGDPLHGSYAPPCRSCTAMLAHFGVRPVDLTTTSAATTAEKG
- a CDS encoding SMI1/KNR4 family protein, which produces MTTGRLGQQAAPPNAAYAGQVVHFPDPVRASRHPRGVRVDENGCPVFTPYARAAAEIAEPPQGFGVDELRLTDYVSANAASAATGHELWDTIPAVATPHGWTWHHVPGGRRMELVPVEVKALLRHHGGLATTPVDQNKRGTRPLQETRPAHFRLPKGAVAVSEQQILGVEEDLGYRLPGAYRSFLKAAGGSAPVGAALDAELGLLVDQPFFTVREEAGVNDLVYVNKCLRDHLTKDYLGVGFVQGGILAVKVRGEGVGSVWFCAYDDARDRDGWSVQERVDRLLLPCGADFDAFLQRLAGNPPELETVANLMVDGGFAYAVPVEG
- a CDS encoding SUKH-4 family immunity protein, yielding MVTFAQAQERAEEWVNGEVPAYQHREVRVREFELGFVVWAEDRAEGPVSDGGRQRLVIARDSGEATLWPGLPVGEVIRRYEEEYGAPDAAPAAPEPPQRIDLNQTSFLLSPPEWLQEAADKLGIPDQRAERSGDARSAAPSAPSPSSAAPEAAGGSGLPSGGSPWSGAGAQAAYEPTAQDGVPAAAPNAPTGAAPWAGTDTNADSDDGAVALPATVFAPPLSGADDDDTPPPAASAEAPTALMSGGSGLPRTAVAPGLNPQGPSAPGPGSPVPGVPGSGDIADAATSKAVMPPRGARGGGSTTPPPPGAPGTPGVRPGAPVPPPSGPGTPGVPAGGYLPTQLVPQTGPPGAPQPPGPPGPPAPPGPPGSTPPPGGGFDHAATMLADPGGMGGPTAPRPPGPPGAPGTPGAPQPPGPPAPPGPPGSTPPPGGGVHQAETMFADPGGMGGPTAPRPPGPPGAPGTPGAPQPPGPPAPPGSTPPPGGGAHHAATMLAGPGQAGPSAPQPPGPPGAPGMPPGGAPGPVPPNPHTPPPPAYGYPQAPAGQPTVGPGYQAVLRFRAPDGSEQQLIRRSAPGTPHPEWQMLHELRAMNVPPQQVIELHTELESCELPGGYCARMIRETWPQVRITSVAPYGTDHASRQQGMQHLLTHQGELHQVADGPARPAPVRAPLPQMPPAMPIPPEAIAEELLQSFGPQGVLRFDQRAVSRQGVPEVVARTLVWAGLPADFGPFFWAQPGQPVVPTLAELAAQRQVQPAADAGAYLVMGSDFGRAICVQYGTANIVAVPVEAGPGGQPVPPQFVNTGLPEFIRSMALLGRMWRLRFGLNPEQAGRWTVDFQAQLVALDAAALASPESWWSVLLEQMWDGLI
- a CDS encoding cation acetate symporter encodes the protein MNGFDESAQTMSLVAFIAVATVTLLLCVMTGPDRDDLDEFYTGYRSLSPVRNGLAIAGDYLSAATLLSTTGIIALTGYDGLVVALSTALSLVLLMFLLAEPLRNAGRFTMGDMLTRRAPGRAVRIAACGVTLAALVPMMVVQLAGSGDLLAFILGFDSSGFRTGSIIVLGIVMISYAAIGGMKGTALIQIVKTVVLVAACLTISVLVMNRFDWSTTALLAAAQQGSGAGAAYLRSGLQFGGNGLDMVSSELTVVLGAACLPHITMRMSSGRSAQAVRRSLSWAVSVVVGLCLLLTVIGFGAAALVGHNLIVAAGAQGNGSILQVSGVVAGSGELGALVVTMMTTAIFLTLLASVAGMILACANSLAHDLFAHGLHGIRNRAKEPVEDRIEMGTAQAAAVGVGLVAITLAVLARHWNVQALVTLSFCIGASALAPALVYSMFWRRFTRTGLLSTLIGGTVAVLVLITGTNLVSGSPGSVFPGRDFNWFPFTTTGLVSIPVGFLAGWLGTVFGGRTAAEERRLYEAEEPWILAGAPPATPRRAG
- a CDS encoding DUF485 domain-containing protein yields the protein MSYEPAQPSPEHQPPRPPHRPPYQPRHQRPQPTHRPRYEPPHDPAFLLPWQSSTPAPPPRWPSPPTTPVPAPGHHSDLRRLRAAYRILRRGATLTALGFFTLFLLLSAFAPGLMTHPLGGGLTTGLALGLCQLPVTLLAIALYERTARRTVDPLAAELRRTGGTR